One window of Nicotiana tomentosiformis chromosome 11, ASM39032v3, whole genome shotgun sequence genomic DNA carries:
- the LOC138901342 gene encoding uncharacterized protein translates to MCGPHMNDFTLAKKIIKARYLWMTMESDNILYVQKCHQCRIHGDLIRVPPNELNVMGLPWPFAAWGMDVIGPIEPAASKRYHFILVAIAILNSDIMREISEKFRIFHRNSTAYRPQMNGAVEAANKNIKRIQ, encoded by the exons ATGTGTGGTCCCCACATGAATGACTTCACCTTAGCCAAGAAGATCATAAAAGCCAGATAcctttggatgaccatggaaagtgATAACATCCTctatgtgcagaagtgtcaccagtgccggATCCACGGGGATTTAATCCGGGTTCCGCCTAATGAGTTGAATGTAATGGGTTTGCCTTGGCCATTtgccgcttggggcatggatgtgattggacctatagagccTGCTGCATCAAAGAGGTACCATTTCATCTTGGTAGCCATCG CTATTCTCAACAGTGATATCATGAGGGAAATTAGTGAGAAGTTCAGAATTTTCCACCGTAACTCTACAGCCTATAgaccgcaaatgaatggagcagtcgaagcagccaacaaaaacatcaaaaggattcaatga
- the LOC117279084 gene encoding uncharacterized protein, protein MRTSTGAMPYMLVYGTEPVIPTKVEIPSLRVIQVAKLDDVEWIRVRQEQLMHIDEKRMDAVCHGQIYQNRMASAFNKRVKPRQFILRQLCLKKIFPHQEEAKGKFVPN, encoded by the coding sequence ATGAGAACCTCTACTGGTGCAAtgccatacatgttggtatatggcacTGAACCTGTGATACCCACCAAGGTTGAGATACCATCTTTAAGAGTAATCCAAGTAGCCAAGTTAGACGATGTAGAATGGATACGGGTTAGGCAGGAGCAACTCATGCACATTGACGAGAAGAGAATGGATGCAGTATGCCATGGTCAGATATATCAAAATAggatggccagtgcatttaacaaaAGGGTGAAGCCTCGCCAGTTTATACTGAGACAATTGTGTCTGAAGAAAATATTCCCCCAccaagaagaagccaaaggaaaattcgtGCCGAATTGA